A window of the Corythoichthys intestinalis isolate RoL2023-P3 chromosome 6, ASM3026506v1, whole genome shotgun sequence genome harbors these coding sequences:
- the LOC130917741 gene encoding claudin-4-like, which produces MASAGVELLGLTLAVAGWIGVMVACGLPMWRVAAYVGQNVVMSQVIWEGLWMNCSVQSTGQMHCKVHDSMLGLPRDLQAARALVVVSVTLGVIGVALATAGAKCTNCSQDEKGKRRLVFVGGLVLTLAGILTLMAVSWTAHVIVMGFYDPLLEETGKRDFGNALYFGWAASCLLILGGALLWCTCGKRKTPQVRKVSEYSAVSRRGRGKQDYV; this is translated from the coding sequence ATGGCGTCTGCTGGCGTGGAACTCCTGGGACTGACGCTCGCCGTGGCGGGCTGGATAGGCGTGATGGTGGCGTGCGGCCTTCCCATGTGGCGTGTGGCAGCCTACGTGGGTCAAAACGTGGTCATGTCCCAGGTCATTTGGGAGGGCTTGTGGATGAACTGCTCAGTTCAGAGTACAGGCCAGATGCACTGCAAGGTCCACGACTCCATGCTGGGGCTACCGCGGGACCTCCAAGCCGCCCGCGCCTTAGTGGTGGTCTCAGTCACGCTGGGAGTCATAGGGGTCGCATTGGCGACAGCGGGAGCCAAATGCACCAATTGCAGCCAGGATGAAAAGGGGAAACGGCGTCTAGTGTTTGTCGGTGGGCTGGTCTTGACTCTAGCGGGGATTCTGACGCTGATGGCGGTGTCCTGGACGGCACACGTCATCGTGATGGGGTTCTACGACCCGCTTCTGGAGGAGACGGGAAAACGCGACTTTGGGAATGCACTCTACTTTGGATGGGCCGCGTCTTGTTTGCTCATACTAGGGGGAGCACTGCTGTGGTGCACCTGTGGCAAGAGGAAAACCCCGCAGGTGCGCAAGGTGTCCGAATACTCGGCTGTTAGTCGGCGTGGACGCGGGAAACAAGACTATGTGTGA
- the LOC130917740 gene encoding claudin-4-like → MPSAGLEILGVTLAVLGWILGLTSCVLPMWRVSAFIGVNIVTAQTIWEGIWMNCVVQSTGQMQCKLHDSMLALSGDLQAARALTVISIVVGLTGHLVAMMGAKCTNCVEDERAKARVMIGAGAAFVLASLTQLIPVSWSANAIISEFYNPIIPEAQKREIGAALYAGWASAAFLLLGGAILCSSCPPEPEKRYGPPSKIIYPPSRSIPVSGYEQKNYV, encoded by the coding sequence ATGCCGTCGGCAGGATTGGAGATACTAGGAGTGACGCTAGCCGTCCTAGGTTGGATCTTAGGCCTGACATCCTGCGTATTGCCCATGTGGCGAGTATCGGCGTTTATCGGCGTCAACATCGTGACGGCGCAGACCATCTGGGAGGGTATCTGGATGAACTGCGTGGTGCAGAGCACGGGCCAGATGCAGTGTAAACTCCACGATTCTATGCTAGCTCTCAGCGGCGACCTACAGGCCGCCCGGGCTCTCACCGTCATCTCCATTGTGGTGGGCCTGACGGGCCACTTGGTGGCTATGATGGGGGCCAAATGCACCAATTGCGTGGAGGATGAGCGCGCCAAAGCTCGGGTGATGATCGGTGCCGGAGCGGCGTTCGTTTTGGCGTCTTTGACCCAACTCATTCCGGTGTCGTGGTCTGCTAATGCTATCATCTCGGAGTTCTACAATCCCATCATCCCCGAAGCCCAGAAGAGGGAGATTGGGGCGGCTCTGTACGCCGGGTGGGCGTCCGCCGCCTTCTTGCTTCTCGGCGGAGCCATCCTCTGCTCCAGCTGCCCGCCTGAGCCCGAGAAGAGGTACGGGCCCCCGTCCAAGATTATATATCCGCCGAGCAGATCCATCCCCGTGAGCGGCTACGAGCAGAAAAACTACGTGTAA